The Pangasianodon hypophthalmus isolate fPanHyp1 chromosome 5, fPanHyp1.pri, whole genome shotgun sequence genome includes a window with the following:
- the LOC128318336 gene encoding histone H1-like, translated as MSAFKTSPPAAGREVPVLHSATAIDSFILLSSAHTDMAEVAPAPAAAPAKAPKKKAASRTKKAGPSVGELIVKAVSSSKERSGVSLAALKKALAAGGYDVEKNNSRVKLAVKSLVTKGTLVQTKGTGASGSFKLNKKQTEAKKPAKKAAPKPKKAAAKKPAAAKKPKKVAAKKPAAAAKKSPKKAKKPAAAAKKATKSPKKAKKPATPKKAAKSPKKAKAVKPKTAKPKAAKAKKAAPKKK; from the coding sequence ATGTCTGCTTTTAAGACCAGCCCCCCGGCCGCGGGGAGGGAGGTTCCTGTGTTACACAGCGCCACAGCGATTGACTCTTTTATTCTACTTAgctccgcacacacagacatggcagAAGTCGCTCCCGCGCCCGCCGCCGCGCCGGCCAAAGCGCCCAAGAAGAAAGCAGCTTCGAGGACCAAGAAAGCGGGCCCCAGCGTCGGCGAGCTCATCGTCAAGGCGGTTTCCTCGTCCAAGGAGAGGAGCGGCGTGTCGCTCGCCGCTTTGAAGAAGGCTTTGGCTGCCGGCGGATACGATGTGGAGAAGAACAACTCCCGCGTCAAGCTCGCCGTCAAGAGCCTCGTGACAAAGGGCACTCTGGTGCAGACCAAAGGGACCGGCGCGTCTGGCTCTTTCAAGCTGAACAAGAAGCAGACCGAAGCCAAGAAGCCCGCAAAGAAAGCCGCGCCCAAACCCAAGAAGGCGGCAGCCAAGAAGCccgccgcggctaagaagcccaagAAGGTAGCGGCCAAGAaacccgccgccgccgccaagaaGTCTCCTAAGAAGGCGAAGAagcccgccgccgccgccaagaaAGCCACCAAGAGCCCCAAGAAGGCGAAGAAGCCGGCGACCCCTAAAAAGGCAGCCAAGAGCCCCAAGAAGGCAAAGGCTGTGAAGCCCAAGACAGCAAAGCCCAAAGCGGCAAAGGCGAAAAAGGCAGCccccaaaaagaaataa